The proteins below are encoded in one region of Belonocnema kinseyi isolate 2016_QV_RU_SX_M_011 chromosome 3, B_treatae_v1, whole genome shotgun sequence:
- the LOC117170236 gene encoding protoporphyrinogen oxidase, with protein MTAVLGGGLSGLSAAYYALENPKLAPVILLEASSRLGGWVQSKKSPSGAVFELGPRTIRPRGDTGQNTLNLIDDLKLGTKLRPIAVNDPAASNKFIYTNNKLHPLPISLKPLFRTCPPLNEPLISTIWREIRQPSIINKDESLYSFIERRVGSHIADYIISPMICGICAGDAKEISVKFLMPSLFRAEQLHGSIFRGMIHERLFDQMKPKKPEPWEIVPEKTDKSIMSSAERAQKSNWAIWALDGGMEQLPQALASKLYHKHLHIRLGIDCKEIFFKPEGVEVRAGDQSKTYERVVSSIPAKKLARLVENQHPDLANELGAIPSVTVAVVNLEFAGHVLPIDAFGFLVPPKEELPILGVIFDSCIIKQESTVLTVMMGGAWFDKYFGNSENLSTINDHLLSVALDQVKSILNIKATPISSNVSILKDCIPQYIVGHNERVDRIKNYILENKLPLYLCGASYDGIGVNDVIFSAKKAVSSIA; from the exons ATGACGGCAGTATTAGGTGGGGGTCTTTCCGGATTAAGTGCCGCTTACTACGCTCTCGAAAATCCAAAACTAGCTCCCGTAATTTTATTAGAAGCTTCGAGCCGTCTCGGAGGATGGGTCCAATCAAAAAAATCCCCATCCGGTGCAGTTTTCGAGCTAGGCCCCAGAACAATAAGACCCCGTGGAGACACGGGTCAAAATACCCTAAACTTAATCGACGATCTCAAGCTGGGTACGAAACTTCGTCCCATCGCGGTCAATGATCCTGCCGCTAGCAACAAATTCATCTACACCAACAACAAATTACACCCTCTTCCAATTTCGCTAAAACCCCTCTTCAGAACATGTCCGCCCTTAAATGAACCCCTCATATCAACAATCTGGAGAGAAATTCGCCAACCTTCGATTATAAACAAGGACGAAAGTCTCTACAGTTTCATAGAAAGGCGAGTCGGAAGTCACATAGCTGATTACATCATAAGTCCGATGATATGTGGAATTTGCGCCGGAGACGCGAAGGAAATCAGTGTCAAATTTCTGATGCCATCTCTCTTTCGAGCTGAACAGCTTCACGGATCTATATTCCGAGGGATGATTCACGAGAGATTATTTGATCAGATGAAACCAAAGAAGCCGGAACCTTGGGAGATAGTTCCTGAAAAAACGGACAAAAGTATCATGAGTTCAGCTGAACGAGCTCAAAAGTCTAATTGGGCCATCTGGGCTCTAGATGGAGGCATGGAACAATTGCCGCAAGCTTTGGCGAGCAAATTGTATCATAAACATTTACACATCCGGCTCGGAATTGACtgcaaggaaatttttttcaaaccggAAGGAGTGGAAGTGCGGGCGGGTGATCAATCAAAAACTTATGAGAGAGTCGTTTCGAGCATACCGGCGAAAAAGCTTGCCAGACTTGTGGAGAATCAGCATCCTGACTTGGCAAATGAGTTGGGGGCGATTCCATCAGTCACGGTGGCTGTGGTTAATTTGGAATTTGCTGGACACGTTCTGCCGATAGATGCTTTTGGGTTTCTGGTACCACCGAAAGAAGAGTTGCCGATTTTGGGAGTTATTTTTGATTCTTGTATTATCAAACAGGAATCTACG gtaCTGACAGTCATGATGGGAGGAGCCTGGTTTGATAAATACTTTGGAAACAGCGAAAATTTGTCTACAATAAACGATCATTTGTTATCCGTCGCACTGGATCAAGTGAAATCAATCCTTAATATTAAGGCAACACCAATCTCTTCTAATGTTTCTATTCTGAAGGACTGCATTCCACAATACATTGTGGGCCATAATGAGCGAGTAGaccgtattaaaaattatatcttagaAAATAAACTTCCGTTATACTTGTGCGGTGCTTCTTATGATGGTATTGGAGTAAACGATgtcattttttcagcaaaaaaggctGTGTCTAGTATCGCCTAA